The Acidovorax sp. RAC01 genomic sequence GCGCTGGCAGTTCTTCTCGGGCTGTGCCTACTACGAAGACCGCCCGCCCTGCGACGGCAGTACCCTGGTCAAGTTCCGCCAGTTGCTTGGCGAAGAAGGCGTGGAAGAGCTGCTGGCCCAGACCATCAATGTGGCCGTCGAGCTCAAGCTGATCAAGCCGCAGGAGCTCAGCCGCGTGATCGTGGACAGCACGGTGCAGCACAAATCAATAGCCCACCCCACCGACAGCCGCCTGCTGGAGACGGCACGCGTGAAGCTGGTGGAGGCGGCCAAGGGTGTGGGCATCGATCTGAAGCAGACGTTTGCCAAGGAAGGCAAGGAGCAGGCGCGCAAGGCTGGACGCTACGCCCATGCCCGCCAGTTCAAGCGCATGCGCCGCGCCATCCAACGCCAGCGCACCATCGTCGGCCGACTGCAACGCGAGGTCGATCGCAAGGCCAGCGCCATCGGGGCGGCCGTGCGGCAGGCGCTCAGTGAGACCTTGAACAAGGCCCGGCGCATTGCGGCCCAGAGTGGCCAGCGCAAAGCGGTGGACGGACAGCCCAAGCTCTACGCCTGGCATGCGAGCGAGGTGGACTGCATCAGCAAGGGCAAGGCCCGAACGCCCTACGAGTTCGGCGTGAAGGTGGGCATTGCCAGCACGCTCAAGGGCAACCTGATCGTGGGGGCTCGGGCATTCCATGGCAACCCGTATGACGGGCATACCCTGAACGAGCAACTGGAGCAGGCGAGCATCCTGATGCAGGACAGCGGGGCAAAACCAGCGACGGCCTTCGTCGATCTGGGCTACCGGGGAGTGGATGCAGATAACCCGGATGTGCACATCGTGCACCGGGGCAAGGCCAAGCGGATCAGCGAGCAGGACAGAAAGCTGCTCAAACGGCGTCAGGCCATTGAGCCGATCATCGGCCACCTCAAGGCCGATCACCGTATGGACCGCTGTCACCTCAAGGGTGCGCAGGGAGACCGACTGCACGCGGTGCTGTGTGCAGCGGGCTACAACTCCGCTGGCTGCTGCGCATGATTGCAAAGAAGGGGGTGACCTTCTTGCGCCAGCTCTATTTGCGGCTGTGCGTGATGGCGGGCGTGTCGCCGAACTGGGAGCTGGCGCTGCTGTGCTTGTGGCCGATGTCGGCCTCACGCGCTGCGTCAGCCGCCGTTTCCGCTTGGAATGA encodes the following:
- a CDS encoding IS5 family transposase, translated to MFACPATDDFFRSRIDHMIDLRHPLAVLASHMPWQEIEARVAQVFSRKGRAGVAMPDLDLFGEQVQRVAVASNAGRPRVPLRIMIALLYLKHAFNESDEGVVARWSDTPRWQFFSGCAYYEDRPPCDGSTLVKFRQLLGEEGVEELLAQTINVAVELKLIKPQELSRVIVDSTVQHKSIAHPTDSRLLETARVKLVEAAKGVGIDLKQTFAKEGKEQARKAGRYAHARQFKRMRRAIQRQRTIVGRLQREVDRKASAIGAAVRQALSETLNKARRIAAQSGQRKAVDGQPKLYAWHASEVDCISKGKARTPYEFGVKVGIASTLKGNLIVGARAFHGNPYDGHTLNEQLEQASILMQDSGAKPATAFVDLGYRGVDADNPDVHIVHRGKAKRISEQDRKLLKRRQAIEPIIGHLKADHRMDRCHLKGAQGDRLHAVLCAAGYNSAGCCA